One Halichoerus grypus chromosome 1, mHalGry1.hap1.1, whole genome shotgun sequence genomic region harbors:
- the SGO1 gene encoding shugoshin 1, with translation MAKERCLKKSFQDSLEDIKKRMKEKRNKNLAEIGKRKSFITAPCQIISNTSTLLKNYQDNNRMLVLALQNEKSKVREAQDIILQLRRECYYLTCQLYALKEKLTAQQTEETAQNQEICPSGMDSNSDNNSGDLFVKQVPLQEAHLPGQGESFQIEEQIPISQDRLGFDLDSDEDKSADNVLPRTVSVRRSLKKHLNNLCQFNTLDDFEISHFSVQPFESERCVDPLVNMHITENVEQSVCQWNKDQINLSPKLIDPGRPAKTKENILEYKFEQTENKHRGAQGRRGEEKRKTNRRRKSKSVSKYKGSKSENKKTVSKKKLDESVISSDAYNFNLEEGIHLTPFRQKMSNDSNREENNNEFEVSVYESSGSGDDSDDLYLPTCKYSQDLSSESDRSPVARSRPKRALKYRDEKEMEDSKLTKTPISALPKTHRSPHCSLKDITNVPLYPEVKIRKLSLSPKKKESPAVLLPKRRCAVSMNYKEPTLASKLRRGDPFTDLCFLNSPIFKQKKDSRRSSKKKKYEANTVKCLLDAV, from the exons ATGGCCAAGGAAAGGTGCCTTAAAAAGTCCTTTCAAGACAGTCTTGAAGACATAAAGAAAcggatgaaagagaaaaggaataaaaatttggCAGAGATTGGCAAACGAAAGTCTTTTATAACTGCGCCATGCCAAATAATCT CCAACACTTCTACACTGCTAAAAAACTACCAAGACAACAACAGAATGTTAGTTTTAgctttgcaaaatgaaaaatccaaagtGAGAGAAGCCCAAGATATCATCCTCCAACTGAGAAGAGAATGTTACTACCTCACATGTCAGCTATACGCATTGAAAGAAAAACTAACTGCACAACAAACAGAAGAAACTGCTCAg AACCAGGAAATATGTCCCTCTGGAATGGACTCCAATAGTGACAACAACTCTGGGGATTTATTTGTGAA ACAAGTTCCTCTTCAGGAAGCTCACCTTCCAGGACAAGGAGAATCATTCCAAATAGAAG agCAAATACCTATTTCTCAAGATAGACTGGGATTTGATTTGGATTCAGATGAAGATAAATCTGCTGATAATGTCTTACCTAGAACTGTATCTGTCCGTCGGAGTTTAAAGAAACATCTCAACAATCTATGTCAGTTCAATACCTTGGATGATTTTGAAATCAGTCATTTCTCAGTGCAGCCCTTTGAATCTGAAAGATGTGTAGACCCACTAGTAAACATGCACATAACAGAAAACGTAGAACAAAGTGTTTGTCAATGGAATAAGGATCAAATTAACTTATCACCAAAGCTGATTGACCCAGGAAGACCtgctaaaacaaaagaaaacattttagaatataaatttgaacaaactgaaaataagcACAGAGGTGcacaaggaagaagaggagaagagaaaagaaaaactaacagaAGGAGAAAATCAAAATCTGTATCAAAGTATAAAGGGagcaaaagtgaaaacaaaaaaactgtttcCAAAAAAAAGTTGGATGAATCTGTCATTTCCAGTGATGCTTACAATTTTAACTTGGAAGAGGGTATTCATCTCACTCCTTTCCGACAAAAAATGAGCAATGATtctaacagagaagaaaacaacaatgAATTTGAAGTGAGCGTCTATGAATCAAGTGGTTCAGGAGATGATTCTGATGACCTCTATTTGCCCACTTGCAAGTACAGTCAAGATCTCTCCAGTGAATCAGATAGGAGCCCAGTCGCCAGGTCTCGACCTAAAAGAGCACTAAAATACAGGGATGAAAAAGAGATGGAGGATTCTAAGCTTACAAAAACTCCTATAA GTGCACTACCTAAAACTCACCGCTCACCTCATTGTAGCCTGAAGGATATCACCAATGTCCCCTTGTATCCTGAGGTGAAAATCAGaaaactttctctttctccaaaaaagaaagaaagcccagCAGTGTTGCTGCCTAAGCGCAGGTGCGCAGTCAGTATGAACTATAAGGAACCCACACTCGCTTC GAAACTGAGAAGAGGAGACCCTTTTACAGATTTGTGTTTCTTGAATTCTCCgattttcaaacagaaaaaggatTCCAGACgcagttctaaaaaaaaaaagtatgaagcaAATACAGTGAAGTGTTTGTTGGATGCTGTTTAA